One stretch of Pseudomonadota bacterium DNA includes these proteins:
- a CDS encoding collagen-like protein gives MKIFRNQNGSTGPTGPADLITGNSGPTGQTGVTGPADLVTGPTGPTSTVTGPTGPADLVTGPTGTTGQTGPSGLTGPTGASGQTGTTGQTGTTGQTGAGVTGLTGNQGVTGASGPTGITGPSGPTGTAGSQGNTGATGPTSEVTGPTGGTGAKGESGSTGPTGATSTVTGPTGPGVGETGQTGSTGQTGPADLVTGPTGPTSTVTGPTGPADLVTGPTGPASTVTGGTGPRGDTGIGITGPTGGTGQTGLTGNAGSQGNTGATGPTSEVTGPSGETGPKGNQGDTGVTGVGTTGSSGPTGPKGNIGDTGVTGPASTVTGPSGITGGAGAKGDQGDIGATGPTGNLTGPTGLTGIDGATGITGPTSTVTGPSGNTGGTGAKGDQGITGITGPTGDTTGPTGNRGTTGTTGNTGPTGNLTGPTGLTGPADLITGPTGPTSTVTGPTGPTSTVTGPTSTVTGPTGPTSTVTGPTSTVTGPTGPSGITGPTSEVTGPTGPTGQTGNQGVTGPTSEVTGPTGPTGQTGNQGVTGPTSEVTGPTGRTGPADLITGPTGPTSTITGITGQTGPSGQTGPTSEVTGPTGPTGQTGPSGITGPTSEVTGPTGPTGQTGNQGVTGPTSEVMGSTGATGQTGPSGQTGPTSTVTGPTGATGQTGPSGITGPTSTVTGPTGPADLITGPTGNRGTPGVTGNTGGTGNIGITGPSGETGSKGNQGDTGITGPTGTDGFTGPTGNQGPIGNTGLTGPADLITGPTGPSGYIGIDGATGLTGPISEVTGPTGDQGVTGDKGVTGDQAVTGPTGTDGATGPTGTDGATGPTGNQGVTGNQAVTGPTGTDGATGPTGTDGATGPTGNQGVTGDQAVTGPTGPTSEITGPTGNTGLTGPADLVTGPTGNIGLTGPTSEVTGPTGNTGPTSYITGPTGPADLITGPTGPIGDQGITGDQAVTGNQGITGPTGPLMNDYGVIRIPAAAMVTRTTAGATQVTTELATNDVMIDGFDFDTATEQAVQFTDAMPEDYDGGTVRVKFIWTNGETGGTGSAVWAARAKASNDSDALDAAFGTEQTVTDTHNTDGDNNTTNTTDALTIAGTPAALSLVNWEFYRAAIESADDYDKLARLLFVLIQYKKTSTPTTEWE, from the coding sequence ATGAAAATCTTCCGTAATCAAAATGGTTCAACAGGTCCAACAGGTCCAGCCGATCTTATCACGGGTAACTCAGGCCCGACTGGTCAGACTGGTGTCACTGGGCCAGCGGATTTAGTTACTGGTCCTACGGGTCCGACAAGTACAGTTACTGGTCCAACTGGTCCAGCCGATTTAGTTACGGGTCCGACAGGCACGACAGGCCAAACGGGCCCATCAGGTCTGACTGGGCCGACTGGGGCCTCTGGCCAAACGGGCACGACTGGTCAAACGGGCACGACTGGTCAGACGGGTGCAGGTGTAACTGGGCTTACTGGTAATCAGGGAGTTACGGGAGCCTCAGGTCCAACTGGAATCACAGGGCCGTCTGGTCCGACTGGTACTGCAGGTAGCCAAGGTAATACTGGCGCAACTGGTCCGACAAGTGAAGTTACTGGGCCTACTGGTGGTACTGGCGCTAAGGGCGAATCAGGCTCGACTGGCCCTACTGGTGCAACTAGTACAGTAACTGGTCCTACAGGTCCGGGAGTCGGGGAGACTGGTCAAACGGGTTCGACTGGTCAAACGGGTCCAGCTGATTTAGTTACTGGCCCTACGGGTCCGACAAGTACAGTTACTGGGCCTACTGGCCCTGCTGATCTCGTGACTGGCCCTACGGGACCCGCTAGCACAGTCACGGGCGGCACTGGCCCACGTGGAGATACGGGAATCGGTATCACTGGACCTACTGGGGGGACGGGTCAAACTGGCCTAACGGGTAATGCTGGCTCTCAAGGTAATACTGGTGCCACGGGACCGACAAGTGAAGTGACTGGTCCTAGTGGCGAGACCGGGCCTAAGGGTAATCAGGGTGATACTGGTGTCACTGGTGTTGGTACTACGGGTAGTTCTGGCCCAACTGGTCCTAAGGGAAATATAGGTGATACAGGCGTTACTGGTCCTGCGAGCACAGTTACTGGTCCTTCTGGTATTACTGGTGGAGCGGGTGCTAAGGGTGATCAAGGGGACATCGGTGCCACAGGTCCAACTGGGAATCTTACTGGCCCTACTGGATTAACTGGTATCGACGGTGCTACTGGTATTACTGGACCTACGAGCACGGTTACTGGTCCTTCTGGTAATACTGGTGGTACTGGTGCTAAGGGTGATCAAGGAATCACGGGTATCACGGGACCGACTGGGGATACAACAGGGCCGACTGGTAATCGTGGAACTACTGGCACTACTGGAAATACAGGTCCGACTGGGAATCTTACTGGCCCAACTGGCTTAACTGGTCCTGCAGACTTGATTACGGGTCCGACGGGTCCGACAAGTACTGTTACGGGTCCGACGGGTCCGACAAGTACTGTTACGGGTCCGACAAGTACTGTTACGGGTCCGACGGGTCCGACAAGTACTGTTACGGGTCCGACAAGTACTGTTACGGGTCCAACTGGACCTTCGGGAATCACTGGTCCTACGAGTGAAGTTACAGGTCCGACGGGTCCGACTGGCCAAACTGGTAATCAAGGTGTTACTGGTCCTACGAGTGAAGTTACAGGTCCGACGGGTCCGACTGGTCAAACTGGTAATCAAGGTGTTACTGGTCCGACAAGTGAAGTAACGGGTCCGACTGGACGCACAGGTCCTGCAGACTTGATTACTGGACCTACCGGGCCAACTAGTACTATTACTGGAATCACAGGGCAGACCGGACCTAGTGGTCAAACTGGTCCTACGAGTGAAGTTACAGGTCCGACGGGTCCGACTGGCCAAACTGGCCCTTCTGGAATCACTGGTCCAACAAGTGAAGTAACGGGTCCGACGGGTCCGACTGGCCAAACTGGTAATCAAGGTGTTACTGGTCCGACAAGTGAAGTAATGGGTTCTACTGGAGCTACTGGTCAAACTGGCCCTTCTGGTCAAACTGGTCCGACAAGTACAGTTACGGGTCCGACTGGAGCTACTGGTCAAACTGGCCCTTCTGGAATCACTGGTCCGACAAGTACAGTTACGGGTCCGACTGGGCCTGCAGACTTGATTACTGGACCAACTGGTAATCGTGGTACTCCTGGAGTCACTGGTAATACTGGTGGCACTGGGAATATCGGTATTACTGGTCCTAGTGGCGAGACTGGATCTAAAGGTAATCAAGGTGATACCGGTATTACTGGACCTACTGGTACTGATGGATTTACTGGACCTACTGGTAATCAGGGACCAATTGGTAATACTGGTTTGACAGGTCCCGCAGACTTGATTACTGGGCCAACTGGTCCTAGTGGTTACATTGGTATCGATGGTGCTACTGGTCTTACTGGCCCGATAAGTGAAGTAACTGGCCCTACTGGTGATCAGGGTGTCACTGGTGATAAGGGTGTCACTGGTGACCAAGCTGTAACTGGTCCGACTGGTACAGATGGGGCGACTGGTCCGACTGGTACAGATGGGGCGACTGGTCCGACTGGTAATCAGGGTGTCACTGGTAATCAAGCTGTGACTGGTCCGACTGGTACAGATGGGGCGACTGGTCCGACTGGTACAGATGGGGCGACTGGTCCGACTGGTAATCAGGGTGTCACTGGTGACCAAGCTGTGACTGGTCCAACTGGTCCGACAAGTGAAATAACAGGTCCAACTGGTAATACTGGGCTTACCGGACCTGCGGACTTAGTTACAGGTCCGACTGGTAATATTGGTCTTACTGGTCCAACGAGTGAAGTAACTGGGCCAACTGGTAATACTGGGCCAACTAGTTATATTACTGGCCCGACTGGTCCAGCTGATTTAATTACAGGTCCAACTGGTCCTATTGGTGATCAGGGTATTACTGGTGATCAAGCAGTAACAGGTAATCAAGGAATTACTGGTCCTACTGGACCTTTGATGAATGATTATGGTGTCATACGTATTCCTGCCGCAGCAATGGTAACACGAACTACTGCTGGTGCTACACAAGTAACTACTGAACTTGCAACAAATGATGTAATGATTGATGGGTTTGATTTTGATACAGCTACTGAGCAAGCTGTTCAATTTACAGATGCTATGCCAGAGGATTATGATGGTGGTACTGTTCGTGTCAAATTCATTTGGACAAATGGTGAAACCGGGGGTACTGGTTCAGCTGTTTGGGCTGCAAGGGCTAAAGCATCAAATGATAGTGATGCACTTGATGCTGCTTTTGGTACTGAACAAACTGTAACAGATACACATAATACAGATGGTGATAACAATACTACAAATACAACTGATGCATTAACTATTGCAGGTACTCCGGCTGCACTTAGCTTAGTAAACTGGGAATTTTATCGAGCAGCTATTGAATCAGCTGATGACTATGACAAATTAGCAAGACTTTTGTTTGTTCTTATTCAGTATAAGAAAACGTCTACGCCTACTACTGAATGGGAATAA